The DNA region TTGCTTTATCAGCATCAACCAATTCACAAACTGCAGGCTGAAAAACATGCTTACATTCGTAAATGGCAGGCTTTGGGCGGCCATCCGACGCTACGATGCCTTTGATGGTGAAATTGTCAAAGTATCGTTCACCATAATCACCGCCATAGGCATAATACGCCTTACCTGTTGAATCATGTTTTAGTAATCCCTGGTCTTTAAACTCCCAAATAGCTCCGCCGATAACCCTTTTTGTTGATCGCCACTGATCCCAAAACTCCTTTAAGTTTCCGTTGGAGTTGCCCATCGCGTGCGAATATTCTACAAAAAATATCGGGCGGTTATTGCCATTTTGCTGATTGGCCAGCAAGGGTGCGGTATAAATGCCGGGGTACATCCGGCTTACGATATCCACATAGGGCTGATCGATTGGATTCTGCCACCTGTGCGAATGATCATTAGTTTTTGGATAGCGTGGATCTGTCGGGTCGATATAACCTTCGGCTTGTGGCGTGCCCTGTGCAGGCTCATAATGAACCGGACGGGTAATATCAAAATCATGGATCCAACCGGCCATTGCCGCGTGGTTTGGCCCTCTGCCGGCCTCATTACCCAGGCTCCAGATGATCACACTCGTGTGGTTTTTATCGCGCATCACCATACGGGTAGCCCTGTCGAGATAAGCGCCGGTCCACATGGGATCGTTGCTTAGCTTTGAACCCAGACCATGGGTTTCGAGGTTGGCTTCGTCTATCACCAGTATCCCATACTCATCGCACAGGTCATACAGGTACGGATCCATGGGATAATGACTGGTTCGGATACAGTTAAAATTGAAACGTTTGATGGTGCGCACATCATTCAGGATATCCTCACGTGATAAGGCTTTTCCTTTCACCGGATCATGATCGGGGCGGTTTACACCGTACAAATAGGTTATCTTGCCGTTTATAAGCAGCTTGCTATCCTCTTTGCTAAACTCAATGCTCCTGATCCCTACCTTACAGCTTTTAACTTCCAGCGTTTGGCCGGTGCTATCCACTAATGATAAAGTAAGCGTATACAGGTTTGGCTTTTCATCGCTCCATTTATCCGGATTTTTCAGCGTGGTTTCCAGTAAGCCGAATTTCACGTTATCCAACCTTGGATAGATCTCGTTAATGATACTCTCCACGCTCCGCTCCAAAGTTTTTTGTAATACCTCTTTATTGTTTTTGTCGAAAAGTCTTGCCTCAATTTTATAACCAGGCACAGCCTTGCCTGTCAGGTTTTCAATCCGTGGACGGATACTGAAAACAGCATCTTTATATTGCTTGTCCAATTTGACCTGCCATTGAAAATCAGCTATGCGCAATTTTGGTTCGGCCAAAAGCATTACTTCGCGGTGGATGCCGCTTATGCGCCACTGGTCCTGGTCTTCCAGGAAATAACCGTCGCTCCAGCGGATCAGTTGTACAGAGACCACGTTTTCACCCGCTTGAAGGTATGGGGTAATGTTAAACTCTGATGGCAAAAAGCTATCCTCGCCATAACCTAAAAACTTACCATTCAACCAAACCTTAAAGCCCGAACTAACCCCGCCAAAATGCAGGGTAATGTTCATATCTTTCCAATTAGCTGGCAGGGTAAATGTACGCTGATAGCTGCCAACGCCGTTATAATCCTGCGGCACATGCGGCGGGTTAACCGGGCGAAACGGATAAACCGCGCTTTTATAAATGGGCTTGTCATAACCCTGCATTTCAATGCTGGAGGGAACAATGATCTTTTTCCAGCCGCTCACCCTGTTTTTATAAAAGTCTTTTGGTGCATCGGCCGGTTTCGCGGCGTAGCTAAAATCCCAATAACCATTCAGGGACAACATTCTGCCTGATTTTTCTCTGTAGCCAGCAAGTGCGTCTTTGATACTGCTATACGAATAAGCTGTAGCACGTGCTGCATCCCGGTTAATACCGTCAACCAAGGGGTTTTCCCAGGGTTCGGCATCATAAACTGTAGGCACATTTGGTATGGGCGCAGGGGTTTTATCAACCAGTTGCGCGTAAAGCCCTGTTGATGAAAATGCTGTTAAAAGCAGGATATTAATGAGCCGTTTCATCATCTTTTTGCGCTGTAGTTTATGGTGTATTGTTTTTGTTTTTGGATGCTAAGCTCATAGGTACCATTCCCTTTTGCGGTTAATTCTCCTTCCTTGCAAACAGGTTTGGATGTGCTGGCAAACCGTAGCAGGCCTGTTCCGGTATTGCCGCTTACTTTAATTTGTTTGGTACTGCATGATACTTTGATATCTCCATCAGCGGTCGGCACGCTGCCTTCCATCCATTGTAAGCCACCCAATTTAGGCTCGATCACATATTGCTGATAGCCCGGTGCAGTTGGTTTTACGCCCAGATAATATTTACCCAGCAGGTATATCGGACTGGCGCCCCAGGCATGGCACAGGCTTTTACCAAATGGTCGCCCGTACATGGCGTAGCGGTCGGCACCTGTTTTAGCCGGATTATACTCTTCCCAAAATGACGTTGCGCCAAGGTTAAGCATCCCGCCCCAGTAATCTTTCATTTCTTTGAGCACATAACTTTGTTCGCCCATGGCGCAAAGCGCTTCAAGCTCGTAAAAGCGCATGTAAGGTGTAGTTATCTTTTGGATATTATCATTCAGCAGTACGTATTTTTTAATTTCCTGCTGTTGACCGGGGTTCAGGTAATTGAAAAATATCGAAAACATATTGGTGTAGCGGGTCACATTGTCGCTTTGCTTGCCATTAACCAGGCTGTGTACAAAAGCGTGCTTATCACTGTTCCAGTACAGGGAAAAGATCTTTGATTTTAGGTCTGCCGACAGTTTTTGGTATTGATCGTTGCCTGTTTTATCATCCATGATATTGGCGCATAAAGCCATGGTTTCCAAGCTGCGGCAAAGCAGCAATTGCTCAAAGCTTACTTCACCTTTTTTGCTGAGTTTATCGGCCCAGTCAATAAATACCCAGTCGCCAGGCAAGCCTTCCATGAGGCCATTTTTATCGCGACGCTGCAGGCAATAGTTCATCAGGCTTTGCATGCGGGGGTACATTTGCTTAATAAAACTTTTATCGCCGGTGTATTGGTAATAATCATAAATACCCATGAACCAATAAAAGGTATAATCCATAATGGTATTGATATGGCTGGTTACCGGGTCTTTACCGCGGAGTGCATACAAGGTGCGGGTTACCGTTGGCGAATCAAAGTACAGGTAATAATTCATCAGATAGCTCTGATAAGCATCGCCCGACCAGATCCACCTGTCTCTCTTGATCCCATCGATAAAAAACTCGCGGGTATTCAGGTGCAGAGTATAAGTCGAAACGTCCCAGATCTTATTGACCAAATCATCCGAACATTTGAAATTACCCCGCTGCTCAACCGGTGAGTATTCATATAGCATAGCTACATCATCTGCACTCACATTATCATCAAACAAAACATTGATGTAGCGGAATGCACGGGACCCCTCCATGGTATAATCAGCTTTTTGAGGCTGATCGATATAAATACTATCCAACAGTTCGCAAGCGCTTAGGGATAAAGCTTCTTCTTTTGATTCACCGTAGCAGAGTTTAATATTGCCCTTGCCTTTTAAGCCGATAAGCTTGGCGTAACCAAATGTTTCTTTTCCAAAATCAACCAAAATGGAATGTTCCTTCCGTTCGATTTTTTCCGGCTTATGTTCCTCTGTGGGTAGGCGGAATGCTGAGGGCAATTTATCCGCCGAGTCAAAATTCCAGTTACCCGCATTTACGTATTTGGTGGCCGATACATCCGAAGTTTTACCCGATTCATCAATCCACTCCTTATCCTCGTACGTTACCAGCCACGAGGTATCTGACACCAGTTGCTGCCCCTTAACAAATATGGCGGGGGTAGCAGCCTGGTTATAAACTTTGAGACTAAGCCTGTGCCTGCCAGCCGGCACATGAATATTTTTGGGATAGCCAGCCAGTGCCTTACCATCAAGCTTTACATTGTATTGCCCTTCAACCGCCAGTTCAACGGTTTCAGGAGAGGTAAGCGTAAAATCCTTATGAAAATCAACCAATACATAATGGCTGTCCAGTTTCCAGAATGGCGGAAAGAAAGCACCCCGCTCGGTGCGGCGGTTTTGCATCCGGTTGCTTAGCCAGACCTCATAATCGCCGGGATACCAGATCCAGGTAGCCTTTTGCGCTTTAGCCATATCGGCAAAAAACATACAGCTTAGAAGCATAATTAAAAAATGCAGCTTATTGAGTTTTATATGGGTAGATGTTTTAATCATTTTAATGTCCGTTGAAAATGAGGTATAGAGCGATCATGACTATTGTGAGAAGTACCCAGGCAATCTTCACGCGTTTCGTAGGTTTTAAAGTGCTTTTTGTTTCAGATTCCGTAGCAACGTAAACAGCAGGCGTTTTATCAAACAGCGAAATCAAAACAGCCGATATCGCCAGGAACACAAATATGAAAAACGACAGCATCAGGTAATGAGGCCAAAAGCTGTACTTATCTGGCGGCAATATCCACAGGTACACCACACCGGTACCCAGGCTAAAAGCCGAACCCGCAGAAAGAATTATATTTACAGCTTTTCGGGTAGTCCGTTTCCAATAAACCGTAAGCAGGAAAACCACAGCCAAAGGCGGCGCGATAAAGCCCAATACAGACTGGAACACATCAAATAGATTAAGGCCTTTAATGCCGTCGATAGCCAGCGCCACGCCTATGGCAAACAGGCAGCCACCAATTACCGTGTATCGCCCTATACGGATAAGATCTTTATTGGTAGCATTGGGATTGATCTTTTCGGCATAGATATCCATAGTGAACACCGTGCTTAATGAGTTTAAGGACGAGCCGACGGTACCTATCAAAACGGCTATCAATACTACAATGACTAACCCATTCATGCCCGGCGGGAAAAGATTGGTGACCATAGTCATGTAAGCTAACGCCGGGTCGCTCAGATGCGGAAACAGGATGAAACATAATATACCGGTGAGGATAAACAAGGGCAGCGATAATATTTTGAGCCAGCCAATAAAGTTAACGCCAAGTTGCCCCTGCTCCAGGTTTTTGGCGCCCAATACCGATTGCACCATGGCCTGATCTGTACAGAAAAAAGCCACGGCCGATACCGGGTAGCCCAATAAAATAGCATACCATGGATATTTGACATCGCTTGCCGGATGGATGAGGTTCCAGTAATTCGCAGGCGTTTGATGAAAAACTGCTGATAACCCACCGGCCTTGCTTACACCTAAAACGGTTAAAGTTAGCGATACGCCGATGAGCAGCAGCATCTGGAAAACATTCACTTTGGCAATTGCCTTTAAGCCACCGGTAAACGCGAACAAGCCAGCGAACGATACCAGCACAATGACCGATTGCCACATGGGGATGCCCAATATCTGCCTGACTAAAAACCCACCTGCAAACAAACCTAAGGAGAGCCATGAGATGAGCATTTTGATGAGCGCATACCAGGCCAGGATATTACGGGTTGAATCGCCATACCTATTACCCATAAACTCGGGCATGGTTGATACTTTGGCCGCTATGTATTTAGGCGCAAAAACCAGGGCCAGCAGCATCAGGAAAACAAAGGCATACCAGTCGAAATTGACAGCAACAATACCTGTACTGTAACCGATACTGGCAAAAGCCAGCAGCATGGATGGTCCCACATTGGTACCCCACATGTTAAATCCAATACTCGCCCAGTCCAATGATTTATTGGCGAGAAAAAGTGTTTCGTCACTTTTATTTTTATTGCTAAAGCTGGCGCGGAACCCGATTATCATCAAAATAACCAGGTACACGGCAACCACCGAATAATCAAGCAGCGTGAGGCGCGATACGATATTGCTCATGCCCAGGATCATGCGCTTAACTCGGTTACGGTTAAATTAAACTCGGTCAGGATCTCATCAACCTTTACGGGTGTGCCGCTTTGTAATGAACGATCCATAGCCTGAAGCAGGGCGATAGTGCCAATACCTTCTTTAATATCGGGGTAGGCGGTATAGCCTTCGGTGATGCTATCGGCAAAGTACTCGAGGTAATTTTGGTATTCACCGGCATGGTGGCTTTTGCCTTCAAACCTAAAGTAGTGTTTCAGCTTATGTTCCCAGGTAATGATGCGTTCTTCGCCGGTATTATCAGTAATGGCATAACGCAAATCCATATAATCGCCCTGGCTGCAGCCCTCGGTTCCGCGTAAAATACAGCTCATCTCGCTGTCGCGGGTAACGGGTTGCACCGGACCGGTATAACA from Mucilaginibacter sp. SJ includes:
- a CDS encoding glycoside hydrolase family 2 TIM barrel-domain containing protein; its protein translation is MMKRLINILLLTAFSSTGLYAQLVDKTPAPIPNVPTVYDAEPWENPLVDGINRDAARATAYSYSSIKDALAGYREKSGRMLSLNGYWDFSYAAKPADAPKDFYKNRVSGWKKIIVPSSIEMQGYDKPIYKSAVYPFRPVNPPHVPQDYNGVGSYQRTFTLPANWKDMNITLHFGGVSSGFKVWLNGKFLGYGEDSFLPSEFNITPYLQAGENVVSVQLIRWSDGYFLEDQDQWRISGIHREVMLLAEPKLRIADFQWQVKLDKQYKDAVFSIRPRIENLTGKAVPGYKIEARLFDKNNKEVLQKTLERSVESIINEIYPRLDNVKFGLLETTLKNPDKWSDEKPNLYTLTLSLVDSTGQTLEVKSCKVGIRSIEFSKEDSKLLINGKITYLYGVNRPDHDPVKGKALSREDILNDVRTIKRFNFNCIRTSHYPMDPYLYDLCDEYGILVIDEANLETHGLGSKLSNDPMWTGAYLDRATRMVMRDKNHTSVIIWSLGNEAGRGPNHAAMAGWIHDFDITRPVHYEPAQGTPQAEGYIDPTDPRYPKTNDHSHRWQNPIDQPYVDIVSRMYPGIYTAPLLANQQNGNNRPIFFVEYSHAMGNSNGNLKEFWDQWRSTKRVIGGAIWEFKDQGLLKHDSTGKAYYAYGGDYGERYFDNFTIKGIVASDGRPKPAIYECKHVFQPAVCELVDADKATIHIKNWHSVASLADYDITLQLREDGNIILKKQIPRINLAAGHDTTINIKQYLPGLKPNHEYLTDIHFTLVEDKPWASKGYEIASDQFQLSKLETSAAKTDRKQSPETKLSEDDKTYHISGKDFEIGISKANGALTSYLYKGNQQVFAPLLPHFTRPVTDNDHRGWKMEKKLAAWFKAVPVLKKISSQKAEDGSTVIISTYSMLNDSASVQVNYTIRGDGLLNVAYTFDAKPGLPNLPKVGMQMGIAQVDSNINYYGRGPYENYIDRRTGSEAGIYSQTINQFMETYVVPQENGNRTDVRWMLLHHKTGGLLITADSLLSMSAWPYTEEIIQKAKHTYKLKDAGFITLNIDLIQMGVGGNDSWSEVAEPLEQYRVPAKKYQYSFYLKPYEGKPDAAGNTAYQIKFNRKP
- a CDS encoding alpha-L-rhamnosidase-related protein, translating into MLLSCMFFADMAKAQKATWIWYPGDYEVWLSNRMQNRRTERGAFFPPFWKLDSHYVLVDFHKDFTLTSPETVELAVEGQYNVKLDGKALAGYPKNIHVPAGRHRLSLKVYNQAATPAIFVKGQQLVSDTSWLVTYEDKEWIDESGKTSDVSATKYVNAGNWNFDSADKLPSAFRLPTEEHKPEKIERKEHSILVDFGKETFGYAKLIGLKGKGNIKLCYGESKEEALSLSACELLDSIYIDQPQKADYTMEGSRAFRYINVLFDDNVSADDVAMLYEYSPVEQRGNFKCSDDLVNKIWDVSTYTLHLNTREFFIDGIKRDRWIWSGDAYQSYLMNYYLYFDSPTVTRTLYALRGKDPVTSHINTIMDYTFYWFMGIYDYYQYTGDKSFIKQMYPRMQSLMNYCLQRRDKNGLMEGLPGDWVFIDWADKLSKKGEVSFEQLLLCRSLETMALCANIMDDKTGNDQYQKLSADLKSKIFSLYWNSDKHAFVHSLVNGKQSDNVTRYTNMFSIFFNYLNPGQQQEIKKYVLLNDNIQKITTPYMRFYELEALCAMGEQSYVLKEMKDYWGGMLNLGATSFWEEYNPAKTGADRYAMYGRPFGKSLCHAWGASPIYLLGKYYLGVKPTAPGYQQYVIEPKLGGLQWMEGSVPTADGDIKVSCSTKQIKVSGNTGTGLLRFASTSKPVCKEGELTAKGNGTYELSIQKQKQYTINYSAKR
- a CDS encoding sodium:solute symporter family transporter produces the protein MSNIVSRLTLLDYSVVAVYLVILMIIGFRASFSNKNKSDETLFLANKSLDWASIGFNMWGTNVGPSMLLAFASIGYSTGIVAVNFDWYAFVFLMLLALVFAPKYIAAKVSTMPEFMGNRYGDSTRNILAWYALIKMLISWLSLGLFAGGFLVRQILGIPMWQSVIVLVSFAGLFAFTGGLKAIAKVNVFQMLLLIGVSLTLTVLGVSKAGGLSAVFHQTPANYWNLIHPASDVKYPWYAILLGYPVSAVAFFCTDQAMVQSVLGAKNLEQGQLGVNFIGWLKILSLPLFILTGILCFILFPHLSDPALAYMTMVTNLFPPGMNGLVIVVLIAVLIGTVGSSLNSLSTVFTMDIYAEKINPNATNKDLIRIGRYTVIGGCLFAIGVALAIDGIKGLNLFDVFQSVLGFIAPPLAVVFLLTVYWKRTTRKAVNIILSAGSAFSLGTGVVYLWILPPDKYSFWPHYLMLSFFIFVFLAISAVLISLFDKTPAVYVATESETKSTLKPTKRVKIAWVLLTIVMIALYLIFNGH